The following proteins come from a genomic window of Lolium rigidum isolate FL_2022 chromosome 5, APGP_CSIRO_Lrig_0.1, whole genome shotgun sequence:
- the LOC124653165 gene encoding GEM-like protein 5 has protein sequence MDGKDATTAPLGAQQPGAPPSSPPTQLPMEGKDAAAAAPPTGEPQPAAPAEGEGAKWGTRQMGPPAAPGAHPENQQAAQWTASRGDQELPPYVITGEPAPARRTDKEKDSPMEHILDFFNTWSRKAEELSSNIWLNLKTAPSMSDAAMGKLSLGAKAITGGGFDKLYKQTFSSSPDEHLKKTFACYLSTATGPVAGTLYLTNMNVAFCSDRPLSFAAPSGQTAWSYYKVVVPLARIATVEPVTAKENPPERYVHVVTVDSHDFWFMGFVSYDKAVHHLSSVVSSQHGAGAAPTPAASYQ, from the exons ATGGACGGCAAGGACGCCACCACCGCACCGCTCGGCGCGCAACAGCCGGGAGCACCGCCTTCCTCTCCCCCAACGCAACTACCCATGGAGGGCAAGGACGCCGCCGCGGCAGCGCCACCGACGGGTGAGCCTCAGCCCGCGGCACCCGCGGAGGGGGAGGGGGCAAAGTGGGGAACGCGGCAGATGggcccgccggcggcgccgggggCGCACCCGGAGAACCAGCAGGCCGCGCAGTGGACGGCCTCGCGCGGCGACCAGGAGCTGCCGCCGTATGTCATCACGGGGGAACCAGCGCCGGCGCGACGGACAGACAAGGAGAAGGACAGCCCGATGGAGCACATCCTCGACTTCTTCAACACCTGGAGCCGCAAGGCCGAGGAGCTCTCCTCCAACATCTGGCTAAACT TGAAGACGGCGCCATCCATGTCCGACGCCGCGATGGGGAAGCTGAGCCTCGGCGCCAAGGCCATCACCGGAGGCGGCTTTGACAAACTGTACAAGCAGACCTTCTCCTCCAGCCCCGACGAGCACCTGAAGAAGACGTTCGCGTGCTACCTCTCCACGGCAACGGGCCCCGTCGCCGGCACGCTCTACCTGACCAACATGAACGTGGCCTTCTGCAGCGACCGCCCGCTATCCTTCGCCGCGCCGTCGGGGCAGACCGCCTGGAGCTACTACAAGGTCGTGGTCCCGCTGGCCAGGATCGCCACGGTGGAGCCCGTCACGGCCAAGGAGAACCCGCCGGAGAGGTACGTCCACGTCGTTACCGTGGACTCGCACGACTTCTGGTTCATGGGCTTCGTCAGCTACGACAAGGCAGTGCACCACCTTAGCTCGGTTGTCTCGTCGCAGCACGGGGCCGGCGCGGCGCCAACGCCGGCTGCGAGTTACCAGTGA